One Synergistaceae bacterium DZ-S4 genomic region harbors:
- a CDS encoding tyrosine-type recombinase/integrase produces the protein MIKIEKTIPIRTQPEIHSFLRCLKNWNKTYYIAALIGINWGLRCSDILALQVGDVLAGSGSRIQIIDRLMVVEIKTGKERHIFMTDKMRQELYSHIKNMKSWTLETPLVLSQKKGPDGKLKSLSRQHLWHVITVAANEAGIKGSIGTHSLRKTYAYQAWRNGVGVDVLQREFGHVSVQTTHRYACIPDEQLENIYRKVDFGMSGKFVK, from the coding sequence GTGATCAAAATAGAAAAGACGATCCCAATAAGAACACAGCCGGAGATACATTCATTCCTCCGCTGCCTTAAAAACTGGAATAAAACCTATTATATCGCTGCACTTATAGGAATTAACTGGGGGTTGAGATGTTCAGATATCCTTGCGCTCCAGGTCGGCGATGTTCTTGCCGGTTCAGGATCCAGGATACAGATAATCGACAGGCTAATGGTAGTTGAGATCAAGACAGGTAAAGAACGCCATATATTTATGACCGACAAGATGAGACAGGAACTGTATTCTCATATAAAAAACATGAAAAGCTGGACACTTGAAACTCCACTTGTCCTGTCTCAGAAAAAGGGGCCGGATGGAAAACTTAAGTCACTGAGTCGGCAGCACCTTTGGCACGTTATAACCGTGGCTGCAAATGAGGCAGGAATAAAGGGCTCGATCGGTACACATTCACTCAGGAAGACATACGCATACCAGGCATGGAGAAACGGAGTTGGTGTTGATGTCCTTCAGCGTGAATTCGGCCATGTATCCGTACAGACAACACACAGATATGCGTGCATTCCTGATGAACAGCTGGAAAACATCTACCGCAAGGTGGACTTTGGCATGTCGGGTAAATTTGTGAAATAG
- a CDS encoding phage portal protein — protein MNYLDKIINYVSPKSAYERMVYRKELERNYTAARTDRYGKWHPRNQPAELTDAPYRNLIKARARDLERNNGIVQGAVGIILRNVVGLGIKPQAVCVSNNGTELWKINDRIEELWAEWINKENCDASRNLNFYQMQEMFLRRKIVDGDSLVIMGYSPNKNSDFPLLLQLIESDLLAEDLIQHEGRYVYGGVEVDDYMAAVAYHLRFDPRNIGQVTRTEASRVIHGFLKLRAPQTRGVSALAGIMENVRDCGEFIESELKAARMASALTGVVSSEHPGNTIGRQMTSPTGQKITEIEIGTMLSLAPGEKAEFVTPGRPNGAAAPFVSAILRFVGMGLGLSYEALSRDLSQVNYSSAREGRLQDIKTYEMMQQDLIDNFCQPIYRQWLDSMVLNGKINIPGYWTNKKKYQKCKWVKPGWKWVDPLKEAKGIETQLALNMVTLQDACGQMGYDWQEIVEQRAREEAYIQEVRALNKIQTDGGENNSAQQS, from the coding sequence ATGAATTATCTGGATAAAATCATCAACTATGTAAGTCCGAAATCAGCGTATGAACGTATGGTTTACAGAAAAGAGCTGGAGAGAAATTACACAGCTGCCAGGACAGACAGATATGGAAAGTGGCATCCTAGAAACCAGCCGGCAGAACTCACTGATGCACCTTATAGGAACCTGATCAAAGCAAGGGCAAGGGACCTTGAACGCAACAACGGAATAGTCCAGGGAGCGGTAGGAATAATCCTGCGCAACGTCGTAGGTCTTGGAATTAAGCCGCAGGCGGTCTGTGTGAGCAATAACGGGACAGAATTATGGAAAATCAATGACAGGATCGAAGAACTGTGGGCTGAATGGATCAACAAGGAAAACTGCGATGCTTCACGCAATCTTAATTTTTATCAGATGCAGGAAATGTTTCTGAGACGAAAGATCGTGGACGGGGACAGCCTCGTGATCATGGGATACAGTCCCAATAAAAATTCAGATTTTCCCCTGCTTCTCCAGCTGATTGAAAGCGACCTGCTGGCAGAAGATCTGATACAGCATGAAGGACGGTATGTTTATGGCGGGGTTGAGGTTGATGATTACATGGCGGCCGTAGCTTACCATTTGCGGTTTGACCCCAGAAATATCGGCCAGGTCACCAGAACAGAAGCGTCACGTGTTATTCATGGTTTTTTGAAGCTGAGGGCTCCACAGACAAGAGGAGTTTCTGCACTGGCGGGGATCATGGAAAATGTACGCGATTGCGGCGAGTTTATTGAATCTGAACTTAAAGCCGCCAGGATGGCAAGCGCTCTTACAGGAGTCGTTTCCTCAGAGCATCCCGGAAATACAATTGGGCGTCAGATGACAAGCCCGACCGGACAGAAGATAACCGAAATCGAAATAGGAACTATGTTAAGCCTGGCTCCCGGTGAGAAGGCTGAATTTGTAACTCCCGGACGGCCAAATGGCGCTGCTGCTCCTTTTGTATCCGCCATACTGAGATTTGTCGGCATGGGACTCGGGTTGTCATACGAGGCCTTGTCCAGGGATCTAAGCCAGGTAAATTATTCGTCCGCCCGCGAAGGAAGGCTGCAGGATATCAAGACCTATGAAATGATGCAGCAGGATCTGATCGATAACTTTTGCCAGCCGATATACAGGCAATGGCTGGACTCAATGGTGCTGAACGGCAAGATCAATATTCCAGGATACTGGACCAATAAAAAGAAGTATCAAAAATGCAAATGGGTCAAACCCGGATGGAAGTGGGTTGACCCTCTTAAAGAAGCCAAGGGGATAGAAACTCAGCTGGCATTAAACATGGTTACGCTGCAGGATGCCTGCGGCCAAATGGGATATGACTGGCAGGAGATAGTTGAACAGAGAGCCAGAGAAGAGGCCTATATACAAGAAGTCAGAGCGCTTAACAAAATCCAGACAGACGGAGGTGAGAACAATTCCGCACAACAGAGCTGA
- a CDS encoding DUF5664 domain-containing protein: protein MLVSEMEIAGGKIRMNFAIKADAEKVRLDLLPVKPLLDVGKVLTYGANKYSPRNWERGFVWSRPYAAALRHLFAWFSGQTHDPETGFNHLAHAMCEIMFLMEFSYTHPEMDDRPMKEEINDGDANA, encoded by the coding sequence ATGCTGGTGTCCGAGATGGAAATCGCAGGAGGAAAAATCAGAATGAATTTCGCAATTAAAGCTGATGCAGAAAAAGTGCGCCTTGATCTGCTTCCTGTAAAACCATTGCTTGATGTTGGTAAAGTCCTTACTTACGGAGCAAATAAATATTCGCCTCGCAATTGGGAAAGGGGCTTTGTTTGGAGCCGTCCTTATGCTGCGGCTTTAAGACATTTATTCGCATGGTTTAGTGGTCAGACACACGATCCGGAAACAGGGTTTAACCACCTTGCTCATGCAATGTGCGAAATCATGTTTTTGATGGAGTTTTCCTACACACATCCGGAGATGGATGACAGGCCAATGAAGGAAGAAATCAATGATGGTGATGCCAATGCCTGA
- a CDS encoding DUF4236 domain-containing protein, with product MGLRFRKSVKVVPGVRLNFSKSGISTSIGTTGARMTFSNTGIYSNIGLPGTGLYVRERICKPISPKSKLTAKATDMTVDSESTFDPYSEVENANKCIEDIINIGCKTPAVDDLISFPREAFNVPEPIFKPSPSAIWYPVILGTAFLFVGAVAGPLGSIAGCGLAAWYSRKRIISKQKDIFNNTELAQWKAEKQSFEEEQNELLEEFESAIQDADKDPDKALETVFNIIDWPRETNISFEIVNDMVMLDVDLPEIEDMPKVKYSIQGRGSKKAVVEEEKSEALQRKDYSKHIHGIGMLLCGTVFNTLDQINTVVISGYSQRLSNADGQINDEYLYSVKVDRTGWENINLDYVKQLDPIEVLGSFDIRRKMTKTGIFKPIEPFEN from the coding sequence ATGGGATTGCGATTTAGAAAATCTGTGAAAGTTGTCCCAGGAGTACGGCTTAATTTCAGCAAAAGTGGTATAAGTACTTCTATTGGTACGACCGGCGCAAGAATGACATTTAGTAATACTGGAATATATTCCAATATTGGCCTGCCCGGGACCGGCTTATACGTAAGAGAAAGAATTTGCAAGCCGATCAGTCCAAAATCGAAATTGACCGCGAAAGCAACAGACATGACTGTGGATTCTGAAAGCACTTTTGATCCGTATTCAGAGGTCGAAAATGCTAATAAATGCATAGAAGATATTATTAACATAGGATGTAAAACCCCGGCCGTTGATGATCTTATTTCATTTCCGAGAGAAGCCTTTAACGTACCCGAACCAATATTCAAACCTAGCCCTTCAGCCATTTGGTACCCGGTTATATTGGGAACAGCTTTTCTCTTTGTGGGTGCGGTAGCCGGGCCTTTAGGTTCGATAGCAGGATGCGGGCTTGCAGCATGGTATAGCCGAAAGAGAATAATCAGCAAACAAAAAGATATATTCAATAATACTGAGCTTGCCCAATGGAAAGCTGAAAAACAATCCTTCGAAGAAGAACAGAATGAATTGCTGGAAGAATTTGAGAGTGCAATACAAGACGCAGACAAGGACCCGGACAAGGCACTAGAGACAGTTTTTAACATAATTGACTGGCCAAGGGAAACCAATATTTCATTTGAGATCGTAAACGATATGGTCATGCTGGATGTTGATTTGCCAGAAATTGAAGACATGCCAAAAGTAAAATACAGCATCCAGGGTCGCGGATCCAAGAAAGCTGTTGTTGAAGAAGAAAAGAGCGAAGCTTTGCAGCGTAAGGATTATTCTAAGCATATCCATGGCATAGGAATGCTTTTATGCGGGACGGTATTTAATACATTGGATCAGATTAACACTGTTGTGATTTCCGGGTATTCACAACGTCTTTCAAATGCAGACGGACAGATTAATGACGAATATTTATACAGCGTTAAAGTTGACAGGACTGGATGGGAGAATATTAATCTGGACTATGTTAAACAACTGGATCCAATAGAGGTATTGGGCTCTTTTGACATTCGGCGAAAAATGACAAAAACGGGGATCTTCAAACCAATAGAGCCGTTTGAAAATTAA
- a CDS encoding DUF4747 family protein, which translates to MSKDKRLKYYIINIKTQPQHSPELYSDLFLYAFNNGLEGKIRGSERLMLSGVTKYEDNTLTGLICRFTNIEEKSRWFDKIEKKPVENDNAPYIPTNMKPNLRESRFVFDLRKHYMFIHTALSPYSIATGLIDLFDKQEIEDKFGSVDVVVVKDRNSIEQIISLPMKRSLQIKITIPNPDDLEEAAIEMEERLREANVRKYQVSQTAMPGEPLGLTEDIKTLLQLSITDGQAKAVGTIDGERVSVSTSDYPLEQYLTYDPKITTETSALYNVKDVYFKKR; encoded by the coding sequence ATGAGTAAAGATAAACGCTTAAAGTATTACATAATCAATATCAAAACTCAGCCACAACATAGCCCCGAATTATATTCCGATCTTTTTTTATATGCATTTAATAATGGACTTGAGGGTAAAATACGTGGATCAGAAAGATTAATGTTATCTGGCGTAACAAAGTACGAAGATAACACACTTACAGGATTAATCTGTCGCTTTACTAACATAGAAGAAAAATCTCGATGGTTTGACAAAATTGAGAAAAAACCGGTTGAAAATGACAATGCTCCCTATATTCCAACAAACATGAAGCCCAATCTTAGAGAAAGCAGATTTGTTTTTGATCTCCGTAAGCATTATATGTTTATACACACAGCATTATCCCCGTATTCTATTGCAACAGGTCTGATAGATTTATTTGATAAACAAGAGATAGAAGATAAATTCGGAAGTGTTGATGTTGTAGTAGTTAAGGATAGAAATTCTATAGAGCAGATAATATCCCTGCCCATGAAGCGATCTTTACAAATAAAAATAACTATTCCCAACCCGGACGATCTTGAAGAAGCAGCTATTGAAATGGAAGAGCGTTTACGTGAAGCAAATGTTCGTAAATATCAAGTCTCACAAACTGCAATGCCAGGAGAACCTCTAGGTTTAACTGAAGACATTAAAACATTGTTACAGTTGAGCATTACTGATGGACAAGCAAAGGCTGTAGGAACTATAGATGGAGAGAGAGTATCTGTCTCAACCTCTGACTATCCATTAGAACAATACTTAACGTATGACCCGAAGATAACTACAGAAACAAGCGCACTCTATAATGTTAAAGATGTATATTTCAAAAAAAGATAG
- a CDS encoding helix-turn-helix domain-containing protein — protein MMVMPMPEETLQLSDDRGFWFAVVDIEVIKDRVLSLTDKAIYAILCAFASVGDNRSSRPSIGTIAEAANCSKNTVRTAIKNLVSRGVIEREERFCDGRQTSCLYRIIGHSVYSRGSNIEGAGVQDLKGEGSKSDTQELEPRELELKDLPPISPKSEPKGKTPKSDAEEYSQEFEHFWKLYPNSKGKQKAWRMWLTRLRSRASPESMIRAAKRYAEECSEMCRETRFILHGATFLGPDERWKDYDKPATVLGHELREVDIEKYKLPGGGIDAKAYERARRGISDQNRQPSPG, from the coding sequence ATGATGGTGATGCCAATGCCTGAAGAGACGCTTCAGCTATCCGATGATCGCGGATTCTGGTTTGCAGTCGTCGATATCGAGGTAATCAAAGACAGGGTCTTGTCTCTTACAGATAAGGCCATATATGCAATACTGTGCGCTTTTGCAAGTGTCGGCGACAATCGCAGCAGCCGTCCGTCGATCGGCACCATTGCGGAAGCTGCCAACTGTTCAAAAAACACGGTGAGAACAGCGATAAAAAATTTAGTATCCAGGGGCGTAATTGAAAGAGAGGAACGCTTTTGTGACGGACGTCAAACCTCATGCCTTTATAGGATCATCGGACACAGTGTTTATTCGAGGGGTTCAAATATTGAAGGGGCAGGGGTTCAAGATTTGAAGGGGGAGGGTTCAAAATCCGATACACAGGAACTAGAACCAAGGGAACTAGAATTAAAAGATCTTCCCCCTATATCCCCCAAGTCGGAGCCTAAAGGGAAAACACCGAAATCAGATGCCGAAGAATATTCCCAGGAATTTGAGCATTTCTGGAAGCTGTACCCAAACAGCAAAGGCAAGCAGAAAGCATGGAGGATGTGGCTTACCCGACTTCGCAGCCGGGCCTCGCCGGAGTCAATGATCCGGGCTGCAAAGCGCTACGCAGAGGAATGCTCTGAAATGTGCCGTGAAACCAGATTCATTCTCCACGGTGCGACATTTCTGGGACCGGACGAGCGCTGGAAGGACTATGACAAGCCTGCGACGGTATTAGGACATGAACTGCGTGAAGTGGACATCGAAAAATATAAACTGCCGGGAGGTGGAATAGATGCAAAGGCTTATGAACGTGCGCGTAGAGGGATCAGCGATCAAAATAGGCAGCCTTCTCCAGGCTAA
- a CDS encoding phage regulatory protein/antirepressor Ant has product MNNEFGIVIRDRKAVVSSRDVARVFEKPHNDLLKAIRNLECSEEFRLGNFSQSSYINDQNREMPEIIMSRDGFSFLAMGFTGVRAARWKELYIAAFNAMEKNIATSSHISSFNIPRTLPEALRLAADLAEKVQQDAPKVLFAEAVSTSKSEILIGDLAKILHQNGIDIGQKRLFEFLRNDGYLMKYGSSRNMPTQRSMELGIFRVKETTITKPDGTVLISHTVKVTGKGQVYFVNLFLKKKLALVA; this is encoded by the coding sequence ATGAACAATGAATTTGGGATCGTGATCAGGGATCGGAAGGCGGTCGTATCGAGCAGGGACGTTGCCAGAGTTTTTGAAAAACCCCACAACGATCTGCTTAAGGCTATCCGAAACCTGGAATGTTCAGAGGAATTTAGACTGGGAAATTTTTCCCAGTCCTCCTACATCAACGACCAGAACAGGGAAATGCCGGAGATCATCATGTCGAGGGACGGTTTTTCATTCCTTGCAATGGGGTTTACGGGAGTAAGAGCCGCCCGCTGGAAAGAGCTCTACATCGCGGCTTTCAACGCCATGGAAAAGAACATTGCCACATCAAGCCACATTAGTTCATTCAATATTCCCAGGACTCTCCCGGAAGCCTTAAGGCTCGCAGCGGATCTTGCAGAGAAGGTCCAGCAGGACGCACCGAAGGTTCTGTTTGCGGAGGCTGTTTCCACAAGCAAGTCTGAGATCCTGATCGGCGACCTTGCAAAGATCCTTCATCAGAACGGCATCGATATCGGACAAAAGAGGCTGTTTGAGTTCCTCCGGAACGACGGGTACCTGATGAAGTACGGATCTTCCCGAAACATGCCGACACAGAGATCAATGGAGCTTGGGATCTTCAGGGTGAAGGAGACAACGATAACAAAACCAGACGGTACAGTCCTTATATCCCACACGGTGAAAGTTACTGGCAAAGGACAGGTTTATTTCGTCAATCTATTCCTTAAAAAGAAGCTGGCCCTGGTAGCCTAA
- a CDS encoding site-specific DNA-methyltransferase, producing MSTYFESELGRLYHGDCMDHFGKILNGSVDMVLCDLPYGITDCKWDVKIPLAPLWREWGRVVKENGAVVLTAQQPFATELIVSSGRMFKFRYELIWEKAKALGFLNANKMPLRAHENILVFYRHLPTYIPQMTEGTPYKSKDNGKHTSLYAKYKPFVSVDNPGKRYPRSVLRFPQEGHTNHPTEKPQAMFEWLIRTYTLPGDVVLDNCMGSGTTAAACEATGRRWIGMEMSEEFCCMTKERLNKAIREGDQNRKDDPNKNTAGDTFIPPLP from the coding sequence ATGTCAACATATTTTGAATCAGAACTTGGCCGCTTGTATCACGGCGATTGCATGGATCATTTTGGAAAGATCCTCAACGGTTCGGTGGATATGGTCCTTTGCGATCTGCCTTACGGCATCACAGACTGCAAATGGGATGTAAAGATCCCGCTTGCGCCTCTTTGGCGTGAGTGGGGACGGGTGGTCAAGGAGAACGGGGCTGTTGTGCTTACTGCGCAGCAGCCCTTTGCTACGGAGCTTATTGTTTCATCCGGAAGGATGTTCAAGTTCCGGTACGAGCTTATATGGGAGAAAGCAAAAGCCCTGGGCTTTCTTAATGCAAACAAGATGCCTCTTCGGGCACATGAAAATATCCTGGTCTTTTACCGCCATCTGCCGACATACATACCGCAGATGACAGAAGGAACGCCGTATAAATCTAAAGATAACGGCAAACACACGTCCTTATATGCAAAATATAAACCTTTTGTTTCTGTCGATAATCCAGGCAAGCGGTACCCAAGAAGTGTGCTCCGTTTCCCACAGGAAGGGCATACAAACCATCCTACCGAGAAGCCTCAGGCAATGTTTGAATGGCTGATTAGGACATACACTCTTCCGGGTGATGTTGTCCTGGACAACTGCATGGGTTCGGGAACAACTGCTGCAGCATGCGAAGCGACAGGTCGGCGCTGGATAGGAATGGAAATGTCAGAGGAGTTCTGCTGTATGACTAAAGAACGGCTTAATAAAGCAATCCGGGAAGGTGATCAAAATAGAAAAGACGATCCCAATAAGAACACAGCCGGAGATACATTCATTCCTCCGCTGCCTTAA
- a CDS encoding S24 family peptidase produces MGETEDPTPADQSAKKEQPAIKSNVHLEIEEPISIDQIVIPVLSPEQTACCGNGIPLSEITSGNDEKILVPRKEVGMLCDGKMPFAIIADGESMKKWGIRSGSRVVINPVEELHDFDIALVCYKDNLVLKKLRRMRDGSIELISADGSIITVPADDACVPDLFAIWGKAMTYTYKESGKVKHGL; encoded by the coding sequence ATGGGAGAAACCGAAGATCCTACGCCTGCTGATCAGTCAGCTAAAAAAGAACAGCCTGCAATTAAATCCAACGTCCACCTTGAAATAGAAGAACCCATTTCAATAGATCAGATAGTTATTCCCGTCCTCTCTCCGGAACAGACAGCATGCTGCGGAAATGGCATCCCGCTTTCGGAAATCACTTCCGGCAACGATGAAAAGATTCTGGTCCCGCGAAAAGAAGTAGGAATGCTTTGCGACGGCAAAATGCCATTCGCAATAATCGCTGACGGGGAGAGCATGAAAAAATGGGGTATAAGAAGCGGAAGCAGGGTCGTGATCAACCCTGTTGAGGAACTGCACGACTTCGACATCGCCCTTGTCTGCTACAAGGACAACCTGGTCCTGAAAAAGCTCCGGCGAATGCGTGACGGAAGCATAGAATTGATCTCCGCTGACGGAAGCATCATCACTGTCCCCGCAGACGATGCCTGTGTGCCCGACCTCTTCGCGATTTGGGGCAAAGCCATGACCTACACCTATAAGGAATCCGGAAAAGTAAAACACGGTCTTTAG
- a CDS encoding helix-turn-helix transcriptional regulator → MAFNGKNIELWREENKLSQRECAELLGITQAYLSEIEANKKVPSVLLLEAISNKTGKSIQHFFISNPTLAPAGPEVSQGEKTA, encoded by the coding sequence ATGGCATTTAACGGAAAAAACATCGAGTTGTGGCGCGAGGAAAACAAGCTATCACAAAGAGAATGTGCGGAGCTGTTAGGCATAACACAAGCATATCTATCAGAAATAGAGGCAAATAAAAAAGTCCCAAGTGTTTTACTGCTAGAAGCTATATCGAATAAAACGGGAAAATCCATTCAGCATTTTTTTATTTCAAACCCTACATTGGCCCCTGCCGGACCGGAAGTCTCGCAGGGGGAGAAGACAGCTTAG
- a CDS encoding phage terminase large subunit family protein, producing MRPPRKITVSDWADQNRILDKKSSSMPGPWKTSRTPYLREIMNNFKCRHVRRISLCFGTQLGKSETLMNMIGYCVDEDPGSMLMVYPTDELARSISKNRIEPMIRSCPALESKWNPTASETLEVQFSGMYLALVGANSPSKLASRPVKYLLFDEVDKFPVRSGKDSSPIELASERTKTFSHRKEVLASTPTYSDGVIWHEFLNSQVSKRYYVPCPHCGTMQQLELKNIKWPEELNSDSNKHERDARVLLESWYECPVCHEQIHDIEKLQMLSRGEWRPVRMERDSSNKNIWIEEKDPRSKPESIAYNLNSIYSPWVTFGQVAQKFLRSKDDPISFMNFMNGWLALPWEPSAATMNSDAVMRLQRPYERMTVPKEAVILTCGIDVQLDHFWYEVRAWGPRITSWLVDYGRLETWGEVERILDKPWRTELGEEILLQLAFLDSGFRTDEVYEFCATHPGVAFPTKGSSQAVTRSPLQESQVEKSEWGGLKLFIVDTNYYKNFISGRIHPSDEMLPRWFVYEGIHREYAEQICSEHRVKEVDGKGRVKEVWKPVTEHTPNHLLDCSVLATAAAERMGVRYLMPPNENQ from the coding sequence TTGAGACCTCCAAGGAAGATAACGGTAAGTGACTGGGCTGATCAAAACAGGATACTCGACAAAAAGAGCAGCTCTATGCCAGGTCCCTGGAAGACATCAAGGACCCCTTATCTCAGAGAGATAATGAACAACTTCAAGTGTAGGCACGTCAGGCGGATCAGCCTTTGTTTCGGGACCCAGCTGGGCAAATCAGAGACTCTTATGAACATGATCGGTTACTGTGTTGATGAAGATCCGGGAAGCATGCTGATGGTTTATCCAACAGATGAACTGGCCAGATCAATTAGCAAGAACAGGATAGAGCCGATGATCAGAAGCTGTCCTGCTCTTGAGTCCAAATGGAACCCTACTGCATCAGAAACGCTTGAAGTCCAATTTTCGGGAATGTATCTGGCGCTGGTAGGAGCAAACAGTCCGTCCAAACTTGCAAGCCGGCCTGTCAAATATCTTCTGTTTGATGAAGTTGACAAGTTTCCTGTAAGGTCGGGAAAGGATTCTTCTCCCATAGAACTTGCAAGTGAACGAACAAAGACCTTTTCGCACAGGAAAGAGGTTCTGGCCTCCACACCCACATATTCAGACGGAGTTATATGGCACGAATTCTTAAACAGCCAGGTCAGTAAACGGTATTATGTGCCCTGCCCGCACTGTGGAACTATGCAGCAGCTCGAGCTTAAGAACATCAAATGGCCGGAAGAATTGAACAGCGATTCCAATAAACATGAGAGGGATGCCCGCGTCCTTCTTGAGAGCTGGTATGAATGTCCTGTATGTCATGAACAAATACACGACATTGAGAAGCTTCAGATGCTGAGTCGCGGGGAATGGCGTCCGGTCAGGATGGAAAGAGATTCATCAAATAAAAATATATGGATCGAAGAAAAGGACCCAAGGTCTAAACCAGAAAGCATAGCCTACAACCTTAACTCAATATATTCGCCCTGGGTAACATTCGGACAGGTAGCGCAGAAATTTCTGCGCTCGAAGGATGACCCCATCTCTTTTATGAACTTTATGAATGGCTGGCTTGCTCTTCCGTGGGAACCTTCCGCTGCCACTATGAACAGTGATGCCGTAATGAGGCTCCAACGGCCTTATGAAAGAATGACAGTACCTAAAGAAGCCGTGATCCTTACATGCGGCATAGACGTCCAGCTTGATCATTTCTGGTATGAGGTCAGGGCATGGGGGCCGAGGATAACCTCATGGCTGGTCGATTATGGCCGTCTTGAAACATGGGGTGAGGTTGAAAGGATCCTTGATAAACCATGGAGAACCGAACTGGGAGAAGAGATCCTGCTGCAGCTTGCCTTTTTGGATTCAGGATTCAGGACCGATGAAGTTTACGAGTTTTGCGCCACTCATCCGGGAGTCGCATTCCCGACCAAAGGATCCAGCCAGGCGGTCACAAGGTCACCACTTCAGGAAAGCCAGGTTGAAAAATCTGAATGGGGCGGGCTGAAGCTTTTCATAGTCGATACAAATTATTACAAGAATTTTATATCGGGGCGCATTCATCCAAGCGATGAAATGCTTCCCAGATGGTTTGTTTATGAAGGGATACACCGTGAATATGCCGAACAGATCTGCTCGGAGCATAGAGTCAAGGAGGTTGACGGAAAAGGAAGGGTAAAAGAGGTTTGGAAACCGGTCACTGAACACACGCCTAACCACCTTCTTGACTGTTCGGTCCTGGCAACTGCCGCTGCAGAACGCATGGGAGTCAGATATCTGATGCCTCCAAATGAAAATCAATGA